From one Trifolium pratense cultivar HEN17-A07 linkage group LG1, ARS_RC_1.1, whole genome shotgun sequence genomic stretch:
- the LOC123903875 gene encoding protein PIGMENT DEFECTIVE 338, chloroplastic-like isoform X3 has translation MPIILHPCKSFLCFSCNSFIFTKKSYTNSTKQVSSTPHKFCSFPNIVFSKKVSILSDTHFKFSSRNSGFDGVSSDLSREAIDDEIQELESIELLNKPSPVFEEMGQEKPSKEEVLAPFLKFFKGSRDYVKEVEEDNEVLEVSEEKDDASDENEKEDKEEKEKEEDKKVNVEYYEPKPGDFVVGVVVSGNENKLDVNVGADLLGTMLTKEVLPLNGKEMDNLLCDVKKDAEDFMVRGKLGIVKNDEIMSGVSVPGRPVVETGTILFAEVLGRTLSGRPLISTRRLFRRTAWHRVRQIQQLNEPIEVRITEWNAGGLLTTIEGLRAFLPKVELVTRVNSFTDLKENVGRCMYVEITQIDEAKNSLLLSEKNAWEKQYLREGTLLDGTVKKIYRYGAQIKIVNSNRSGLLHVSKISRAEVASVSDILSVDEEVKVLVVKSLFPDKISLRWPYLKELRTTDMFSIGDALR, from the exons ATGCCAATTATTCTCCATCCTTGTAAGTCTTTCTTATGCTTTAGTTGTAACTCATTCATTTTCACAAAGAAATCATATACAAACTCAACAAAACAAGTTTCTTCAACACCCCACAAATTTTGTTCTTTTCCCAATATAGTTTTTTCTAAGAAAGTTTCTATTTTGAGTGATACCCACTTCAAATTTAGCTCAAGGAATAGTGGGTTTGATGGGGTTTCTAGTGATTTATCTCGTGAAGCCATTGATGATGAAATTCAAGAACTTGAAAGTATTGAGTTGTTGAATAAGCCTTCACCTGTTTTTGAAGAGATGGGGCAAGAGAAACCTTCCAAAGAGGAAGTTCTAGCACCGTTTTTGAAGTTTTTCAAAGGTAGTAGAGATTATGTTAAGGAAGTTGAGGAAGATAATGAGGTATTGGAAGTTTCTGAAGAAAAAGATGATGCGAGTGATGAGaatgaaaaagaagataaagaagaaaaagaaaaagaagaagataagaAGGTTAATGTTGAGTACTATGAACCCAAACCTGGTGATTTTGTGGTTGGTGTTGTTGTTTCAGGTAATGAAAACAAGCTTGATGTAAATGTCGGTGCCGACTTACTAGGTACAATGTTAACCAAGGAAGTGCTTCCTTTGAATGGTAAAGAAATGGATAATTTGTTATGTGATGTGAAAAAGGATGCAGAAGATTTTATGGTTCGGGGGAAATTGGGAATTGTAAAGAATGATGAAATAATGAGTGGAGTATCGGTGCCAGGACGACCGGTTGTAGAGACTGGAACTATTTTGTTTGCTGAGGTTTTAGGTAGAACATTAAGTGGTAGGCCATTGATTTCTACTAGAAGACTCTTTCGCCGGACTGCTTGGCATCGAGTGAGGCAg ATACAGCAGCTCAATGAACCGATTGAGGTTAGAATTACAGAGTGGAATGCTGGCGGTCTGCTAACAACGATTGAG GGTTTGCGAGCTTTCCTGCCTAAAGTCGAGCTTGTGACAAGAGTAAATAGCTTTACCGATTTGAAAGAAAAT GTGGGGCGTTGTATGTATGTAGAAATTACTCAAATAGATGAAGCTAAAAACTCTCTGCTACTTAGTGAAAAGAATGCCTGG GAAAAGCAATATCTTCGTGAGGGGACACTTTTAGATGGAACTGTAAAAAAGATCTATCGATATGGAGCACAGATTAAGATAGTAAATTCTAACAGAAG TGGGTTGCTGCATGTTTCAAAAATCAGTCGGGCTGAAGTTGCTTCTGTCAGTGACATACTTTCTGTTGATGAGGAGGTTAAGGTTCTTGTTGTGAAGTCATTGTTCCCCGATAAAATCTCTTTAAG ATGGCCCTACCTAAAGGAGTTAAGAACCACCGATATGTTCagcattggagatgctctaagaTAG
- the LOC123903875 gene encoding protein PIGMENT DEFECTIVE 338, chloroplastic-like isoform X1, translating into MPIILHPCKSFLCFSCNSFIFTKKSYTNSTKQVSSTPHKFCSFPNIVFSKKVSILSDTHFKFSSRNSGFDGVSSDLSREAIDDEIQELESIELLNKPSPVFEEMGQEKPSKEEVLAPFLKFFKGSRDYVKEVEEDNEVLEVSEEKDDASDENEKEDKEEKEKEEDKKVNVEYYEPKPGDFVVGVVVSGNENKLDVNVGADLLGTMLTKEVLPLNGKEMDNLLCDVKKDAEDFMVRGKLGIVKNDEIMSGVSVPGRPVVETGTILFAEVLGRTLSGRPLISTRRLFRRTAWHRVRQIQQLNEPIEVRITEWNAGGLLTTIEGLRAFLPKVELVTRVNSFTDLKENVGRCMYVEITQIDEAKNSLLLSEKNAWVSIQICLFPIFPCFLASMFQSFLSSDFSFLSFEISVVQEKQYLREGTLLDGTVKKIYRYGAQIKIVNSNRSGLLHVSKISRAEVASVSDILSVDEEVKVLVVKSLFPDKISLSIADLESEPGLFLSNKERVYLEANMMAKKYKQKLPSPPIDTARLEPLPNSALPFENEELYANWKWFKFEK; encoded by the exons ATGCCAATTATTCTCCATCCTTGTAAGTCTTTCTTATGCTTTAGTTGTAACTCATTCATTTTCACAAAGAAATCATATACAAACTCAACAAAACAAGTTTCTTCAACACCCCACAAATTTTGTTCTTTTCCCAATATAGTTTTTTCTAAGAAAGTTTCTATTTTGAGTGATACCCACTTCAAATTTAGCTCAAGGAATAGTGGGTTTGATGGGGTTTCTAGTGATTTATCTCGTGAAGCCATTGATGATGAAATTCAAGAACTTGAAAGTATTGAGTTGTTGAATAAGCCTTCACCTGTTTTTGAAGAGATGGGGCAAGAGAAACCTTCCAAAGAGGAAGTTCTAGCACCGTTTTTGAAGTTTTTCAAAGGTAGTAGAGATTATGTTAAGGAAGTTGAGGAAGATAATGAGGTATTGGAAGTTTCTGAAGAAAAAGATGATGCGAGTGATGAGaatgaaaaagaagataaagaagaaaaagaaaaagaagaagataagaAGGTTAATGTTGAGTACTATGAACCCAAACCTGGTGATTTTGTGGTTGGTGTTGTTGTTTCAGGTAATGAAAACAAGCTTGATGTAAATGTCGGTGCCGACTTACTAGGTACAATGTTAACCAAGGAAGTGCTTCCTTTGAATGGTAAAGAAATGGATAATTTGTTATGTGATGTGAAAAAGGATGCAGAAGATTTTATGGTTCGGGGGAAATTGGGAATTGTAAAGAATGATGAAATAATGAGTGGAGTATCGGTGCCAGGACGACCGGTTGTAGAGACTGGAACTATTTTGTTTGCTGAGGTTTTAGGTAGAACATTAAGTGGTAGGCCATTGATTTCTACTAGAAGACTCTTTCGCCGGACTGCTTGGCATCGAGTGAGGCAg ATACAGCAGCTCAATGAACCGATTGAGGTTAGAATTACAGAGTGGAATGCTGGCGGTCTGCTAACAACGATTGAG GGTTTGCGAGCTTTCCTGCCTAAAGTCGAGCTTGTGACAAGAGTAAATAGCTTTACCGATTTGAAAGAAAAT GTGGGGCGTTGTATGTATGTAGAAATTACTCAAATAGATGAAGCTAAAAACTCTCTGCTACTTAGTGAAAAGAATGCCTGGGTTAGTATTCAAATCTGTTTATTTCCTATTTTTCCTTGCTTTCTTGCATCGATGTTTCAGAGTTTTCTAAGTAGTGATTTCtcctttttatcttttgaaatttcTGTTGTGCAGGAAAAGCAATATCTTCGTGAGGGGACACTTTTAGATGGAACTGTAAAAAAGATCTATCGATATGGAGCACAGATTAAGATAGTAAATTCTAACAGAAG TGGGTTGCTGCATGTTTCAAAAATCAGTCGGGCTGAAGTTGCTTCTGTCAGTGACATACTTTCTGTTGATGAGGAGGTTAAGGTTCTTGTTGTGAAGTCATTGTTCCCCGATAAAATCTCTTTAAG CATTGCAGACCTTGAAAGTGAACCTGgcctttttctttcaaataaagag AGAGTATATCTAGAGGCTAATATGATGGCAAAGAAATATAAGCAAAAGCTACCTTCTCCACCTATTGACACTGCAAGATTAGAACCTTTGCCAAATAGTGCTTTGCCTTTTGAAAATGAAGAACTTTATGCAAACTGGAAGTGGTTTAAGTTCgaaaaatga
- the LOC123903875 gene encoding protein PIGMENT DEFECTIVE 338, chloroplastic-like isoform X2 has translation MPIILHPCKSFLCFSCNSFIFTKKSYTNSTKQVSSTPHKFCSFPNIVFSKKVSILSDTHFKFSSRNSGFDGVSSDLSREAIDDEIQELESIELLNKPSPVFEEMGQEKPSKEEVLAPFLKFFKGSRDYVKEVEEDNEVLEVSEEKDDASDENEKEDKEEKEKEEDKKVNVEYYEPKPGDFVVGVVVSGNENKLDVNVGADLLGTMLTKEVLPLNGKEMDNLLCDVKKDAEDFMVRGKLGIVKNDEIMSGVSVPGRPVVETGTILFAEVLGRTLSGRPLISTRRLFRRTAWHRVRQIQQLNEPIEVRITEWNAGGLLTTIEGLRAFLPKVELVTRVNSFTDLKENVGRCMYVEITQIDEAKNSLLLSEKNAWEKQYLREGTLLDGTVKKIYRYGAQIKIVNSNRSGLLHVSKISRAEVASVSDILSVDEEVKVLVVKSLFPDKISLSIADLESEPGLFLSNKERVYLEANMMAKKYKQKLPSPPIDTARLEPLPNSALPFENEELYANWKWFKFEK, from the exons ATGCCAATTATTCTCCATCCTTGTAAGTCTTTCTTATGCTTTAGTTGTAACTCATTCATTTTCACAAAGAAATCATATACAAACTCAACAAAACAAGTTTCTTCAACACCCCACAAATTTTGTTCTTTTCCCAATATAGTTTTTTCTAAGAAAGTTTCTATTTTGAGTGATACCCACTTCAAATTTAGCTCAAGGAATAGTGGGTTTGATGGGGTTTCTAGTGATTTATCTCGTGAAGCCATTGATGATGAAATTCAAGAACTTGAAAGTATTGAGTTGTTGAATAAGCCTTCACCTGTTTTTGAAGAGATGGGGCAAGAGAAACCTTCCAAAGAGGAAGTTCTAGCACCGTTTTTGAAGTTTTTCAAAGGTAGTAGAGATTATGTTAAGGAAGTTGAGGAAGATAATGAGGTATTGGAAGTTTCTGAAGAAAAAGATGATGCGAGTGATGAGaatgaaaaagaagataaagaagaaaaagaaaaagaagaagataagaAGGTTAATGTTGAGTACTATGAACCCAAACCTGGTGATTTTGTGGTTGGTGTTGTTGTTTCAGGTAATGAAAACAAGCTTGATGTAAATGTCGGTGCCGACTTACTAGGTACAATGTTAACCAAGGAAGTGCTTCCTTTGAATGGTAAAGAAATGGATAATTTGTTATGTGATGTGAAAAAGGATGCAGAAGATTTTATGGTTCGGGGGAAATTGGGAATTGTAAAGAATGATGAAATAATGAGTGGAGTATCGGTGCCAGGACGACCGGTTGTAGAGACTGGAACTATTTTGTTTGCTGAGGTTTTAGGTAGAACATTAAGTGGTAGGCCATTGATTTCTACTAGAAGACTCTTTCGCCGGACTGCTTGGCATCGAGTGAGGCAg ATACAGCAGCTCAATGAACCGATTGAGGTTAGAATTACAGAGTGGAATGCTGGCGGTCTGCTAACAACGATTGAG GGTTTGCGAGCTTTCCTGCCTAAAGTCGAGCTTGTGACAAGAGTAAATAGCTTTACCGATTTGAAAGAAAAT GTGGGGCGTTGTATGTATGTAGAAATTACTCAAATAGATGAAGCTAAAAACTCTCTGCTACTTAGTGAAAAGAATGCCTGG GAAAAGCAATATCTTCGTGAGGGGACACTTTTAGATGGAACTGTAAAAAAGATCTATCGATATGGAGCACAGATTAAGATAGTAAATTCTAACAGAAG TGGGTTGCTGCATGTTTCAAAAATCAGTCGGGCTGAAGTTGCTTCTGTCAGTGACATACTTTCTGTTGATGAGGAGGTTAAGGTTCTTGTTGTGAAGTCATTGTTCCCCGATAAAATCTCTTTAAG CATTGCAGACCTTGAAAGTGAACCTGgcctttttctttcaaataaagag AGAGTATATCTAGAGGCTAATATGATGGCAAAGAAATATAAGCAAAAGCTACCTTCTCCACCTATTGACACTGCAAGATTAGAACCTTTGCCAAATAGTGCTTTGCCTTTTGAAAATGAAGAACTTTATGCAAACTGGAAGTGGTTTAAGTTCgaaaaatga
- the LOC123903890 gene encoding ran-binding protein 1 homolog b-like, protein MADPEHREEEEAPAVGDDEDTGAQVAPIVKLEEVAVTTGEEDEVAILDLKSKLYRFDKDGNQWKERGAGTVKFLKHKVTGKVRLLMRQSKTLKICANHLIIPTMSVQEHAGNEKSCVWHARDFADGELKDELFCIRFPSIENAKSFMETFQEVAESQKPVDDKAATAAAGLVEKLTVEDKAVDAEKKDGEKSEEKTEEKESAAVDANKKVEEPASSA, encoded by the exons ATGGCCGATCCCGAGCACcgtgaagaggaagaggcacCAGCCGTCGGCGATGACGAAGACACCGGAGCACAAGTCGCTCCCATCGTCAAACTCGAAGAGGTTGCCGTCACTACAGGCGAAGAAGACGAAGTCGCAATTCTAGATCT CAAATCCAAGCTTTATCGGTTCGATAAAGATGGAAATCAGTGGAAGGAAAGAGGTGCTGGTACCGTTAAGTTTTTGAAGCATAAGGTTACTGGTAAAGTTAGGCTTCTCATGAGGCAATCCAAAACCCTCAAGATCTGTGCCAATCATCTCA TTATACCTACTATGTCTGTTCAAGAGCATGCTGGGAATGAGAAATCTTGTGTTTGGCATGCTAGGGATTTTGCTGATGGTGAACTCAAGGATGAGCTTTTCTGCATTCGATTTCCTTCGATTGAAA ATGCAAAAAGCTTTATGGAAACATTCCAAGAAGTTGCAGAGTCCCAGAAGCCAGTTGATGACAAGGCTGCAACTGCAGCAGCTGGTCTTGTTGAGAAGTTGACTGTTGAAGACAAGGCTGTTGATGCAGAGAAGAAAGATGGAGAGAAGTCTGAAGAAAAAACTGAAGAGAAGGAATCCGCAGCAGTTGATgcaaataaaaaagttgaagAGCCTGCGTCCTCTGCTTGA
- the LOC123903867 gene encoding LRR receptor-like serine/threonine-protein kinase RGI5, translating into MCFNYTSTLLSPSLFTFIFKTNLKLQVKSPFSETQMENISVSVTSLFFFFIFFSLTKIQEVTSLSPDGQALLSLATSSPSLLSSWNPSTSTPCSWKGITCSPQSRVISLSIPDTFLNLTSLPPQLSSLTMLQLLNLSSTNLSGSIPPSFGQLSHLQLLDLSSNSLTGSIPNELGNLSSLQFLFLNSNRLTGTIPQQLSNLTSLEVLCLQDNLFNGSISSQLGSLKSLQQFRIGGNPFLTGELPSQLGLLTNLTTFGAAATSLSGSIPSTFGNLVNLQTLALYDTEISGSIPSELGLCSELRNLYLHMNNLTGSIPHELGKLQKLTSLLLWGNSLSGKIPSEISNCSSLVIFDVSSNDLSGEIPGDFGKLVVLEQLHLSDNSLTGKIPWQLSNCTSLATVQLDKNQLSGTIPYQIGKLKVLQSFFLWGNLVSGTIPSSFGNCTELYALDLSRNKLTGSIPEEIFSLQKLSKLLLLGNSLTGKLPASVANCQSLVRLRVGENQLSGEIPKEIGKLQNLVFLDLYMNHFSGRLPVEIANITVLELLDVHNNYLGGEIPSLIGELENLEQLDLSRNSLTGEIPWSFGNLSYLNKLILNNNLLTGSIPKSVRNLQKLTLLDLSYNSLSGSIPSEIGHVTSLTISLDLSSNSFTGEIPDSMSALTQLQSLDLSRNMIHGGIKVLGSLTSLTYLNISYNNFSGPIPVTPFFKTITSSSYLQNRNLCQSIDGTTCSSSLFQKSGLKSAKTVAMITIILASVTIIVIASWILVTRSNHQYNVEKALRIPGSASGAEDFSYPWTFIPFQKLNFSIDNILDCLKDENVIGKGCSGVVYKAEMPHGEVIAVKKLWKTNKGDEMVDSFAAEIQILGYIRHRNIVRLIGYCSNGSVKLLLYNYIQNGNLRQLLEGNRNLDWETRYKIAVGSAQGLSYLHHDCVPSILHRDVKCNNILLDSKYEAYIADFGLAKLMNSPNYHHAMSRVAGSYGYIAPEYGYTMNITEKSDVYSYGVVLLEILSGRSAVESQHVGDGQHIVEWVKKKMASFEPAVSILDTKLQSLPDQMVQEMLQTLGIAMFCVNSSPVERPTMKEVVALLMEVKCQPHEEMGKTSQPLIKQSSTQC; encoded by the exons ATGTGCTTTAACTATACTAGTACTCTTTTATCACCTTCACTCTTCACCTTCATCTTCAAAACTAATCTCAAACTTCAAGTAAAGTCACCATTTTCAGAAACACAAATGGAAAATATTAGTGTTAGTGTTACctctttgttctttttcttcatcttttttagCTTAACAAAGATACAAGAAGTAACATCTCTTTCACCTGATGGACAAGCACTTCTTTCTCTTGCAACATCATCaccttctcttctctcttcatgGAACCCTTCAACCTCAACACCTTGTTCATGGAAAGGTATAACTTGTTCACCACAATCTAGAGTAATTTCCCTTTCTATCCCTGATACTTTTCTCAACCTTACATCTTTACCACCTCAACTATCATCTTTAACAATGCTTCAACTTCTTAACCTCTCTTCAACCAATCTTTCTGGTTCAATCCCACCTTCTTTTGGTCAACTCTCTCATCTTCAACTCCTTGATCTTTCTTCAAACTCTTTAACTGGTTCCATTCCTAATGAACTAGGAAACCTTTCATCTCTTCAGTTTCTTTTCTTGAACTCAAACAGATTAACAGGAACCATTCCTCAACAGCTTTCTAATCTTACTTCACTTGAAGTTCTTTGTCTTCAAGATAATCTTTTCAATGGCTCAATTTCTTCACAGTTAGGCTCTTTGAAATCTCTTCAGCAGTTTAGGATTGGTGGTAACCCTTTTCTCACAGGAGAACTACCTTCACAGTTAGGACTATTAACCAACCTCACCACATTTGGTGCAGCTGCAACTTCTCTTTCAGGTTCTATTCCTTCAACATTTGGAAACTTGGTCAATCTACAAACTCTAGCACTTTATGATACTGAAATTTCTGGATCAATACCATCAGAACTTGGTTTATGTTCTGAGTTGAGAAATCTTTATTTACATATGAACAATCTCACTGGCTCTATTCCTCATGAATTAGGTAAGTTGCAAAAACTTACTAGTTTGCTTCTTTGGGGGAACTCATTATCTGGTAAAATCCCTTCTGAAATTTCAAACTGTTCATCATTAGTTATATTTGATGTATCTTCTAATGATCTATCTGGTGAAATACCTGGTGATTTTGGGAAGTTAGTTGTTCTTGAACAGCTTCATTTGTCCGATAATTCGCTCACCGGCAAAATACCGTGGCAGCTGAGTAACTGCACTAGTCTTGCAACCGTTCAGCTTGACAAGAATCAGTTATCAGGTACTATTCCTTATCAGATTGGTAAATTGAAGGTTCTGCAGAGTTTTTTCTTGTGGGGGAATTTGGTTTCTGGAACTATACCTTCTTCATTTGGAAACTGTACTGAACTTTATGCACTTGATCTTTCAAGGAATAAGTTAACAGGTTCTATTCCAGAAGAGATTTTCAGTTTGCAGAAGCTGAGTAAGCTTCTGCTTCTTGGAAATTCATTAACAGGAAAGTTGCCAGCAAGTGTTGCAAATTGTCAATCTTTGGTTAGGTTGAGAGTTGGAGAGAATCAGCTTTCAGGAGAGATTCCTAAAGAGATAGGAAAGTTGCAGAATCTTGTGTTTCTTGATTTGTACATGAATCATTTCTCCGGAAGATTACCGGTTGAGATTGCGAATATTACAGTTCTTGAACTCTTAGATGTGCATAACAATTACCTCGGAGGTGAAATTCCGTCGCTGATTGGAGAACTTGAAAATTTGGAGCAGCTTGATCTAAGTAGAAACAGTTTGACAGGTGAAATCCCTTGGAGTTTCGGAAACTTGAGTTATTTGAATAAGCTTATTCTCAACAATAATTTGTTAACAGGTTCAATACCTAAATCTGTCAGAAATTTGCAGAAGTTAACTCTATTGGATTTGAGTTATAACAGCTTATCTGGTAGCATACCTTCAGAGATTGGTCATGTTACAAGCTTAACCATAAGTTTGGATTTGAGCTCAAATTCATTCACAGGTGAAATACCAGATTCTATGTCTGCTTTGACACAGTTGCAATCACTTGATCTTTCAAGGAACATGATTCATGGAGGAATCAAGGTTCTTGGTTCTTTAACTAGTCTCACTTATCTCAATATATCCTACAACAACTTCTCAGGTCCTATTCCAGTAACTCCGTTCTTCAAAACTATAACTTCCAGTTCATATCTTCAGAACCGGAATCTGTGTCAGTCGATTGACGGTACTACATGTTCTTCAAGTCTGTTTCAAAAGAGTGGTTTAAAATCTGCGAAAACTGTAGCTATGATCACTATTATTCTAGCTTCGGTTACCATAATTGTCATTGCGTCTTGGATTCTGGTAACTCGTAGCAATCATCAATACAATGTTGAGAAAGCTTTGAGGATACCAGGTTCCGCTTCAGGAGCCGAGGATTTCTCTTATCCTTGGACTTTCATACCATTTCAGAAACTGAATTTCAGCATAGATAATATCTTGGATTGCCTGAAAGACGAAAATGTGATTGGAAAAGGTTGTTCTGGTGTTGTGTATAAGGCTGAAATGCCGCATGGAGAGGTTATAGCAGTGAAGAAGCTTTGGAAAACAAACAAAGGAGATGAAATGGTGGATTCTTTTGCTGCTGAGATTCAGATTCTCGGCTACATTCGACATAGAAACATTGTGAGGCTCATAGGTTATTGTTCTAATGGCAGTGTTAAGCTTCTTCTCTATAACTACATCCAAAATGGTAATCTAAGACAGCTTTTGGAAGGGAATAGGAACTTAGACTGGGAAACTAGATACAAGATTGCTGTTGGTTCAGCTCAGGGTCTATCTTACCTTCATCATGATTGTGTCCCATCAATTCTTCACAGAGATGTTAAGTGCAATAACATACTTCTAGATTCCAAATATGAGGCTTATATTGCAGATTTCGGTCTAGCAAAGCTAATGAATTCGCCAAATTATCATCATGCAATGTCCAGGGTTGCCGGTTCCTACGGCTATATTGCCCCAG AGTATGGCTACACCATGAACATAACAGAGAAGAGTGATGTATACAGTTATGGAGTGGTTTTGCTAGAGATACTAAGCGGAAGAAGTGCCGTTGAATCTCAACATGTTGGAGACGGACAACACATAGTTGAATGGGTGAAGAAGAAAATGGCAAGCTTTGAACCAGCTGTATCAATACTAGATACAAAGCTTCAAAGTCTACCAGATCAAATGGTGCAAGAGATGCTTCAAACACTTGGAATTGCTATGTTTTGTGTGAATTCTTCGCCGGTTGAACGTCCAACTATGAAGGAAGTTGTTGCATTACTGATGGAAGTGAAGTGTCAGCCTCATGAGGAGATGGGGAAAACCTCTCAACCTTTAATCAAACAGTCATCAACTCAATgctga